ATCAAATATTGTCACGTTCTTTTTGGGAGATGAGTCACTTTTCTGTATCTCACATTTTGtgcctttcatatttttcttttcttcttctttttttttttttttgttgtcctgaaactcaatatGTGGCCTAGCCTTCCTTGGAAATCAAAATCCTATCTCAGGATCCCAAATTctgtatatagatagatacaagCAACAAAATTCCTAGGTATACAGTTTTTCTGTAAGTAAATATCTACATTCCCCAGTTAAGTGAAGAAtagacaaaaccaaaagaaatgaaagaagagaaacaaatgaaTTAAGAGGAACCCAATGAAAGTAATTTGTTAATGTGTTGTCAGGCAACAATAATCACTATATGTTATCTTCAATGAAATCATCATTCCAGTGGTAGCATTGTGTAGCTGTTAATACATGAAAACCTTTTACTGTGAAAATACCTTATGAACAACATGCAATGTTTTTGGCCTAATATAATAAGCAGAGTTACACAGCCATAAAAAGACAGAATTAATAAAAATCTTCCAATTATTaagcactttttttttggttctttttttttttttttcggagctggggaccgaacccagggccttgcgcttcctaggcaagcgctctaccactgagctaaatcctcaaccccaagcactttttaaaaatatgtaatcaCTTCTAAATTGCCACTATGAAAATTActaatgattaattttaaaataaaggtttagtgcagtgaaaataattttgctTTGTAATAATACTAAAGCCAAAAGGATGAATAATAATgttatgtgaatattttgttcaaaACGGACTTTGCTAAACACAGGTACTGGAATGAACATATAGAATCTGTTAAGTTCTATATGACTTCATTAATATTAATgatattactataaatatttagctcaaatttattttagaaaaaaatggtttgttttcttatatattatTCTCATTTCTCAACTGTACTTGTAATGGCGGAAAGGTTGTGGCTTCTGGATTATTGATATAGATGTGACAAAACAGTTCAAACTACTTTGCTTATAATTCATTGTGTTGTATTTTCTGTGATAGTGATAGTGCTACAAATGAATGGTAAAGCAAAAGCTCTAGAAATAGTGCAGAGAATATAAATGACAACACTACtgaatatataaatcttttttcttattctttctaaTAGATTTTTACTCAGCTTATGCAGCAAAACAAGACAATTTTGGTAGAATGAAAGCAAATTCATTATAGTAACTTCTATTGAGTATATTCCTGCACTCTTCTGAAATAGCCATGTCTCTGAGATTTATCTATTTCTAACATCTGTAACCTAAATGCCATCTTATACCTGTATATGCACCAATAGTTAtaagacaaaaaagaaacaacCTTTAAATTCAGGTTCTTGTTTTAATAAATTTTCAGTAGCAAAAGCTGAGGAAGTAATTTTTAGTTTTGACACCCCTTTTCCTTAATCTACACATTTAGTAAATGAGAATCCAATTTCCTAGATGTATTTTAACTATTTATCAGTATTGTATGTGTTTTCTGAGCAATCGTACAAGATTTATGATATTGAAAGTACTGTGTTATATTCCAATAAAAATGTAGTGCtgttatgcatatgcatgtaaaaATATTAGCATTTACCAGggtaggcattttttttttttttttttggagttggggaccgaactcagggccttgcacttgctaggcgagagctctaccactgagctaaatccccaacctctgggGTAGGCATTTTCAAAAGCTTAAATATGCCTCCTCACTTCCAGATCAACTTTTGGTTTTTCTCAGTCAAgttactcattttattttttttccatgaattttgtttgtttggcttggaTTTGCTACTCCAAGTCCATTTTTGAATCTAAAAAGAAATATCACTCATAGACTAAAAAAGTTCAATAGTATAAAAGGAGATATTTTTAGTCCATAAAATAGTTTTAACTTTATTTAGAACTAACAATTTTATGTAGTTTAAACTAACTCTAAAAAGCCATAttaatgatttcatttcattttctctaaTGTTCATGTTTTAGTTGAACACATGCTTGTTTGAGAGATATAAACTTTAATATTTCAGAAGTAATATCTTTGCCCTATATTACAAATATTTATCATAATTTATTCACActtaaatgtttataaataacAGTTATTATCATATTGTCTTCACAAATAaatgtttacaaaatattttataattttattagcTATTGACACTTTTGCATTCAttatcagaaaaatgaaaattatttcataGAATTACTCTTAATAAACTTTTAATATTGTTACGTGCAATAATAGACAAGTATACACATAGTGAATGTTCTTGAGTTTACATAGATGAGAAAATTACtttgaaattagaaaataatcaAAGGCTGGTcgctttccttctgtctttggaAATAGTACCTCTCCTTTAAACTTATATTCTTATTTATGAAAACTATTGTTAATGCAGTCATGTATTTGCATGTTACAtcttcacacatgtacatataaacaaAGACTTTTTATATTTACCCTCTGTTCACATGCATTAGTATATTAAGGCTTTAAAAATTAGAGATCCAGTCACATTACATAGAACATGGCAAGTCATACttagatatttaaatatttggtgGAAGGACATTATGTTTAccgcagatttttttttttttttttttgtggctcagcagttaagtatGCTTAATTAGAGGGCTCAAGTTTGGTTCTCAACAGCCATGTCTGATAATTCAAATTCAGATGTATTGGAATATTCTGGCCTTCATGAGTGCAAACCAATACAACACAAAATCACGAATACAAACAACCTAAAAAGCAATATTACATTTTTGAACTGTATGTTTGATATGATAACAGCAATATAAATAGGTTGTTTGTAAAATTCTTCCCAGCAACTATTAACTGCATAGAGCTGTTGAAAAGGCAAAACATTACACATAAATAGAAACTGATTTTTGGAATGTTTCTTATATTaatgaattaaaatgtaaatattgcaTTATCATATTGAATAATTCACTCATTAAAAACACAGGAGAACAATATATATAATATCCACCAGCTGATATTTTATTATCTCCAGGGACATTACAAAAATTTGCCATATGAAAGATccaatttcatttaaaataaacaaatacagtaAATATATTCTGTGAAATTTTaatctcatttaatttttattgaaatagaaCATAATTTGAAATTAAGGTAGACTAAAACCTAAttatatatgaagaaaatatataattatagaaGCTTAGTCATTTAAATTATCATGGCTTGATCACTATATATTAGTCTTAAATTACAGAGTTGTATTTGAAATTCATTAACTTTGGaatgtttattcttttaaaacaataataaatggTAGTTTCTTCTTATATAACTCTCCTTAAATAATGTTACATTGTAATATAGCTTTACATATTATATTCAGAATTCAGTAATTCTTTTATTCTGCTGATATTAATTCCATATTTAAATACCTTAAAAGTCATTGGCGTTGTTCTCTTTATTCATTATTATTGTATTAGTCAAATATTTTTACTTACCAACCAACATACTTCTCATACCCAGAAGAATTTCATAACCCTCTAGGTAGTCACAGTGGATATACTGACAAAAGTAGAATTAAGAATCATTAAGATTAAAAGTTACAATTTTAAGCACTGAGAATTTAAACCTCCCTAAAATTATATTTGAGTATCAACAGCAATTAATTACTAGTTACCGAGATTACCTAAcatcattttttaataaaaggagtATTATGAGAATTAATATATCACAATTtgataaaacatttttcaaaatgctgtattaaaattaaatttcagcTTATTAATTTGACACTATatagataaaatataaaaacatttcctTTCCTATACAAAGATAAATCTGTGAGTAAAATGTAAATGGgtagcttatttttattttaaaatgcttcaTAAATTGTATTGTTTAGATGTGAGGGTTTTGAAAGAAGCATAGTCAATAATCGCTTCATTGTATCACATATAGTTTCAAGGACAATGTCTTGAAAATTCTATACATGTCTTcatcaaacaaaaataatttatgtaataAACTACATTTAGTACCATAAGATGCTATGCATTAAATGTATTAAAGAATTTAATAACCTTCATCTGATCACAATGTTAACTGTAGTCCAAGTTGAAATGCAGAGCTTAGGTATTCTGGTATCTGTTGCTGAGACTTTCCTCCTGTCTTGTGGATTATAGAAATTGGAAATCATCCTCATTACAATATTTAgcataaaattaattataatttacAATATGTGTAGTAttgtatattaatataatttgaattttatatAATTCTATGTTTTCCAGAGTCAAAATGTTTTCGGTCTTGATGTCGTTGAAACACCAGAAGGAGAAAAGATGCCCCAGCTGATCGTTCAAAAGGAATTAGATAGAGAAGAAAAGGATACCTATGTGATGAAAGTAAAAGTTGAAGATGGTGGCTTTCCTCAAAGATCCAGTACAGCTATTTTGCAAGTAAGTGTTGCTGATACAAACGACAACCGCCCAATCTTCATAGAGAAGGAAATTGAAGTCAGTATACCAGAAAATGCTCCTATAGGTTCTTCAGTGACACAACTCCATGCCACAGATGCTGATATAGGTGAAAACGCCAGAATTCACTTTTATTTCAGCAATCTAGTCTCCAATAACGCTAAGAGACTGTTTCATCTTAACACCACTACCGGGCTTATCACTGTCAAAGAACCACTGGATAGGGAAGAATCACCAAGCCACAAGTTATTGGTTTTGGCAACTGATGGTGGATCGACACCAGCAAAAGCAATGGTGCTGGTAAATGTTACAGATATCAATGATAATGTACCATCAATTGACATAAGATACATCGTCAATCCAACCAATGGCACTGTGCTCCTTTCAGAGAATGCTCCGCTTAACACTAAAATTGCTCTCATAACTGTGACGGATAAGGATTCTGAACATAATGGTAGGGTGACATGCTTCACAGATCATGAAGTTCCTTTCAGATTACGTCCAGTATTCAGTAATCAGTTTCTCTTGGAGACAGCTGCATTTCTTGACTTTGAGTCCACCAGAGAATATGCCATTAAATTACTGGCCGCTGATGCTGGCAAACCTCCTTTGAATCAGTCATCCATGCTCCTGATCAAAGTAAAAGATGAAAATGACAATGCTCCGGTTTTCACCCAATCTTTCATAAGCCTTTCCGTTCCTGAGAATAACTCTCCTGGTGCACAGTTGACAAAAATCAGTGCAACAGATGCAGACAGTGGACGCAATGCTGAAATAAACTACCTGCTAGGTTTTGATGCACCACCTGAATTCAACCTGGATCGTCGTACAGGCATCCTGACTGCAGTGAAGAAACTAgatagagaaaaacaggaaaagtatTACTTTACAGTCCTGGCACAGGACAATGGAATTCCACCCTTAATGTCCAATGCCACTGTGTTCGTGACTGTTCTTGACCAGAATGATAACAGCCCAATTTTCACTCATAATGAATATAACTTCTATGTTCCTGAAAACCTTCCAAAACATGGCACAGTAGGGCTAATAACTGTGACTGATCCTGATTATGGGGAGAATTCTGCAGTTACTCTCTCTGTCTTAGATGTAAACGATCAATTCACTATTGATCCACAGTCTGGTGTCATCAGGCCAAATATTTCATTTGACAGAGAAAAACAAGAATCCTATACTTTCTATGTAAAAGCTGAGGATGGTGGTAGGGTATCACGTTCTTCAACTGCTAAAGTAACCATAAATGTGGTTGACGTAAATGATAACAAACCAATTTTTATTGACCCTCCTTCCAATTACTCCTTTGAATGGGTTCTACCATCCACAGATCCTGGCACAGTCATCTTCAAGGTTCTTGCAATTGACAATGATACTGGCATGAATGCAGAGCTTCGTTACAGCATTGTtggaggaaacacaaaaggaCTGTTTATGATTGAACAAATATCAGGCAACATCACATTGAAGGAGAAGTGCATGGTTTCAGATATTGGTTTACATCGAGTCATAGTCAAGGCTAAAGATTTAGGACAACCTGATTCTCTCTTCAATGTTGTAAATGTCAATCTCTTTGTAAATGAGTCTGTGCCCAATACTACCCTGATTTATGAAATGGTGCGCAAAAGCATTGACTCACCTGCAAATCAAAATTCTGAAACAACAAGTGCATCCTCACCAACCACCGACTATGTCAAGATCATGGTTGCCATTGTTGCTGGCACCATAACTGTTGTCCTAGTTATTTTCATCACTGCTGTAGTAAGATGCCGCCAATCACCACACCTTAAGgcttctcagaaaaacaaacagaattctGAGTGGGTTACTCCAAACCCAGAAAACAGACAGATGAtcatgatgaagaagaagaagaagaaaaagaagaagcatcCCCCCAAGAACCTGCTGCTTAATTTTGTTAGTATTGAAGAAGCAAAGCCAGATGATGCTGACAAtgagagaaacagtgttacacTAGATCTTCCTATTGAGCTGGAGGATCAAACCATGGGCAAATACAACTGGGGCACTACACCTACTACCTTCAAGCCCGATAGCCCTGATTTGGCTCGACACTACAAATCTGCCTCTCCCCAGCCTGCATTCCAGATCCAGCCTGAAACACCCCTAAACTCAAAGCACCACATCATTCAGGAGCTTCCTCTTGATAATACCTTCGTTGGGTGTGATTCCATCTCCAAGTGCTCCTCCAGCAGTTCTGATCCCTACAGTGTTTCTGAGTGCAGCTATCCAGTGACAACTTTCAAGACTCCTGTGTCTGTGCATACCAGACCTGTAAGTAATCCAAGATTCTAAGTAATCCTTTTAATTTATTACTCTCATTCTTTTTACCTGAGATAGGATTATAAAGAACATTGATTTCTAAGAAGGAACAAACCAATCACATTTCACATAATATTCAAATAGGAATATGAAATCCTTTAAATTTGGTAGTCAGTACAAAGTTAATGCTGATATGAAAATTTGATTATTAAAAGGGTAATCTTGTCTGTAGGTGGCAGTGTGATGCTTCTTGCTTCAGTATATCATGGAAAAACTATCTATTAAAGATTATAGCACTACCTGCTTTACCACATTATTCATGAGACTCAGAAAAGCCTGGGCTGCTTACATTATAGGAAAACATTTTCAATGTGATAAGTAGTTCTCAAACCAAATGGCTCTGTGAATCCTCTGTGAATATGGGCAAATCTGTAGACAATCAACATTTTTAAATGACACTAACATATCCAACACCTCTTTTCTATGATATCATTCTACCTGCTTCTCAAATTAGGAAGACAAAATATTTTGACTTACgttaaaagattaaaacagtttAAGAAAGTGAGGGGTTTGTTCATTCTCATCTTCAAGTCaaataaagaaatgcagaaacatCTTCATCTTAGAGTTAGCagttaaatatttgtattttcaagGTCAATCAggaactgtttttaaaacataatGACCTTTAGGAAATAGAATATGATTGCTTGTCCTAATGGGCATGAAAGAAAGAGCATTGTAAGAACTAAGAAATCGGTGCCCAAGAATTTCAAACACATTTCATTTCAGAAAGCAAGAGTTTACACAGTGCTTTTAAATTAGTATTCCATGGAGAAATAAGTACAAATTTATCCAGAAATTCATgactaaattaaattatttaaacaaattattTCCTTAATGAAGTTAAGCAATGGAATTTATCTACTTCTTTCTCTAAATGTCGTGTTGCCTgttgattttattatttcaagTGAATAACAGTAAATTAGTAAATCCATTTGCCAGAATAAACTCAATTTATTAACTTCTTCAGGCTTAATAGACTGGTTATAAAGTGAAAGTTAGATAAATTCCTTTTCATTGAAAGTTATAAACACTGAAATAAGAAATTCTGAAAGAAGCCAGATTCAAGGAAACACTGTAAATAACTGACCATAACTTcaagaaaagtttaaaaactaATGATAATTTGAGGCTACATGCTTTAaaatacacaaattaaaaataatgatgttAATACCTGTCTTTTAATCACACAGTGAAGGTAAGGATTTAATATATTAGGctgcaaagaaaattaaaactctaGTTCCTATTTAGGGTATCTGCTATGCTTTAAAGAAAGTTATAGGGGTTTCTACAATTTGCATTAGTATAATACTCTGCATCATCAATGACAAAAGTAATAAATGTTTATCATCTCCAAAGAGTGTGTTTTTGCTTGTATTTAACCATTGCAGTGTacacttttgttttctcattctttccatcattattttgtttattaggaatatttcttttctcactgttttcttctttttttttccggagctggggaccaaacccaaggccttgtgcttgctaggcaaggtctctaccactgagctaaatccccaacccctactgttttcttctttttggcttATTGAGACAGGGTATATCTGTGAGGTGATGGGTGTGCTGAAACTTGTTTTGTATAACAGGTTGGCTTCATATtctgagattcacctgcctctccctcccaagtgctggaattaaagctaTGTTTCAACATTGTTCAGCAGAAATACTCTTTAATAAGAATATTTATTATCCGTAGCACTTTAAGAGTACTCCTTTTTGTACTTTTTCACGTTTTAATATTGCATACTGAGTTTTTCTGTATCACATTTGCAATTCATATCTTTCAATGGATTAGCTCAAGGAATTAGTAAAACAAATGTTGTTCATAATTTGTTTGTATGAACATAGAAATACTTTTGCATGCAGAAACTTTAAGTATGTAAAGACCTAAAAAGGAAAACGATTTATTTTCtagacatttttattgtttagttttgacatctaataatctttaaaattcaataaaatttaaaatgcctTTCCATGATGACATTTTATGTAACACACCTAAGAAAGTCATATCCTAATCATAAGATAAATGTCTTAGTatgtaatattaaaaaacaaaatgcatcAGTGAAAATGAATTATTACTTATTAGTATGTTCTTACTGAAGAGTCTATCATAGAAACAAATGACTTTTGAGAATCTTttcacatctttaaaaataaataaactgtatATATTATGTCAATCGATATTTACAGTTACTAGAATTCCTTATTTAATATCATCTTAATCTGACTCAGAGAATTGCAGCAGTATAACTTAGAACATTAAACTTCTctgaatatttatatttcattccaCATTTGCAATATTTTTACACTGTTAGTATACTTTTAGTATACTGATGAAGGCTAAACGATAAGTGAGCATATAAAAGATCAGTCATGTAGCCATTTAAATACACTGTCTTCATTGTTAGAAAGACCAAGGTGGGAAGCTATGAGTGTGTCTAGCAGTAATAATTAAAATCATGTTTCTCTAGTGAACTTTAACAACAgattaaaatatttctgttaacagaagccagaaatattctaaaatattttatataaagtaAGTATAATATTTCTACCGTGGAACATAGATGGATATTAATACTAGCACCTTTgtcatttatttagaaatatgcATGTCGATAAAAAAGGATATCTATCAGAAAgcttagaattttaaaaaaagtatatgtATTTCTTAACTTTATTCTGACTCTGGTTAGGAAAAATGTGGAACATTGGTTATATATCATTAACCTATTTTATAGAATCTTTTATATCTGAGAAATATGTGGCTCCAGTTTGTCATCAATTTCCATGTGCTTTATGGAAGAAGATTTTGTACAGGTTGTAGAAAAAAAGGTAAAGTTTAACAGGGAAAAGTTTTATATATTATCTTCTATGAACAAAATTAACTGCATTACATTGTAATTGTTAATGATAATAGTACATTTTAAGCCTAAACAGTTTTCTAGAATCAACTTTAATTTTTACCCCTTCCTCCCTGCCCACTGACTGTTCCTCATTCCATACCTCCaccccctgtctcaaaaagatgtcccccatcccaaccacacaccacacacctccCCAATCCCTGGGGAATCAGATCACTCAAGGCTTAGGTGCACCTTCCATCACCAAGGCTAGATCAGgaagtcctctgctctatatgtgttgggggccttataTCAACTGgaatatgctgcctggttggtgactcagtgaaAGATCTCGGGagatccagattagttgagaatgctggtcttcatatggggtcactcttcccttcagcttcctccagcttttttttttaattcaacccAAGTGGTCCCCAGCTTTTATacattggttggatgtaagtatGTACATTTGACTCCttgagctgcttgttgggtctctctGAGTGCAGTCCTGCTAGCCTCCTCTTTGTAAACACCATatcttcagtaatagtgtcaggccttggggtctccccttgagctggatcaaaatttgggcctgtcactgaacctcctttccctcaggcttttCCCAGTTTATGTCTCTACAGTTCTTTCTGACTAAAAATTctggtcagagtttttgactgtgggctGGCAAACCCATCCCTCCAATTGATGTCCTATTTTTCTaatggaggtggactctacaagttccctctccccactgtagcgTATTTCATCTGaggtccttccctttgagtcctgagaatatCTTTCTTCCCAGGTGTCTGATATATTCTAGAGGCTCCCTCCATCTTCTACCTCCTGCGGATACCTGTTTTCCAtgttctgctggctctcagggcttcagtcctcttCACTCCCCCATACCTTCTCATGTACTCTTTTGCCCCTCCCTGTTCCCATTTCCACCCAGGTGTCCCCCCCACCCCTACCCGTGATTGCTTTCTTatccttcccaagtgggattgagacatactcacttgggcccttcagcttgatACTGTTCTTGAGTCCTGTGGATTTTATTCTGTACCTTTTTGGCTAATGTGCAATTtaagtgagtgtataccatgcatgttcttttgagtctgagtgttttcattcaggatgatattttctagttcattttcttctaaaacccagcatgtcctcattcttaataaatGAATACTATTCTATtgagtaaatgaaccacattttctctatccactATCCAAttgtgggacatctaggttgtttccagcttcgggctacaacaaataaggtcactatgaatatagtggaacacatgcccctgtaACATGGTAGGTAAAAGGCCAAGATTTGTTGtaaaagtttgcaatcccatcagcaatgaacAATTgctcctgtttctccacatccttgtcagcatcctctctcactgagtttttgattttagccattctgactgaggtgaggtggaatctcagagttgttttgatttgcatttcactgatgactaaggatgttgaacatttctttaggtgcttctcagccatttgatattcctcagttgagaattctttgtgcagttttgtaccccattttttaaatatggttatttggttctctgtagtttatcttcttgagttctttgtttattataGGTATTAGcactctatctgatgtaggattgataaagatcttttcccagtctgtaggttaACAAAGCTCTCTTCTTCAAATACTATAGGTCATGAATGAACAATAAAGAGGGGAATCAGAGTGAAAGTACAAATTTTAAGGGCCTTCTCTATACCATTCAttgtctttgttctttttgttttttcttttctctcttttcctcttcctctccctctctcccttcctttctctctctttccttttgttccctcctgtcttctttccttttcccccttccctatatttttcttccactttcttccttctttcctttttttctatctctctctctttttatttgcTGTGTATCTCAGACCTCTACTGACACAGTAGTTGTCTGTGACTTATACTCCTGAAACCTCATCACCATTGGCCCATATTATACCTCTTCTTATGCAATAATACCTGCATGTTTGATGATGAACACATCCGTTGGTGATCAATTAAAATGACAAAGAATGGTTGCATTTTTTGACAAAATAACTGGCATCCTTTTCTCAATACATTTTATACTCTATCATAAcatagagcaaaacaaaaccGAATAATTTGAAACATTTCTCACACAACTTAAAGGGTAGATATTGAGTGTGTGAGCACCAACCCATGTTTAAAGAATATTAGAGCCATTGGCTCTCAATctaggtgtctctctctcttcttccgtctttctttttgttctctcctgtcttttttcttttcccttcctttttactcccttcctttctttccttctttcattcttccttcctttctttttttctcttttgtttttgtttatttggtagGAGGGGATAGAGCTGATCTATACACTGGCTGCtttggaactcattgtgtagtattttctgacctggaactctcaaAAAACTACCAGTCTATCAAATGCTGAGTTTAAAGGCTTATACTACTATATCCATTGATCTATAAAATGTCTTAGCAATAAATTTTGTAGTATTTAATTTTTAGTACAACCCCCAACCAATGTTCCACAAAATTCTGTGATTTAAGTTGAAGCAATATCAAACATTTCCTGATAAAGTTAGTAGTGAGTAGCATGTGAACTGATACAGAGAGGGCAAAGTATCCATAGAACAAATGTAAGTACATAATTTCAGAATTCAgaacacacatttacatatacataggtTAagtattatatgtatacatatacatgttatatacacatttacatatgtattcacatatacacacacacacacacacacacacacacacacacacacacacacacacacacacacacatatatactatggCACTCCAGAATTTGGAGAATGTTTGGAGAAAGAGATTCCAGAAACTCTTTGGC
The window above is part of the Rattus norvegicus strain BN/NHsdMcwi chromosome X, GRCr8, whole genome shotgun sequence genome. Proteins encoded here:
- the Pcdh11x gene encoding protocadherin-11 X-linked isoform X3 — translated: MDLLSGTYIFAVLLACVVFQSGAQEKNYTVREEMPENVLIGDLLKDLNLSLIPDKSLTTPMQFKLVYKTGDVPLIRIEEGTGEIFTTGARIDREKLCAGIVLDARCFYEVEVAVLPDEIFRLVKIRFLIEDINDNAPLFPTTVINISIPENSAINSRYSLPAAIDPDIGINGVQNYQLIKSQNVFGLDVVETPEGEKMPQLIVQKELDREEKDTYVMKVKVEDGGFPQRSSTAILQVSVADTNDNRPIFIEKEIEVSIPENAPIGSSVTQLHATDADIGENARIHFYFSNLVSNNAKRLFHLNTTTGLITVKEPLDREESPSHKLLVLATDGGSTPAKAMVLVNVTDINDNVPSIDIRYIVNPTNGTVLLSENAPLNTKIALITVTDKDSEHNGRVTCFTDHEVPFRLRPVFSNQFLLETAAFLDFESTREYAIKLLAADAGKPPLNQSSMLLIKVKDENDNAPVFTQSFISLSVPENNSPGAQLTKISATDADSGRNAEINYLLGFDAPPEFNLDRRTGILTAVKKLDREKQEKYYFTVLAQDNGIPPLMSNATVFVTVLDQNDNSPIFTHNEYNFYVPENLPKHGTVGLITVTDPDYGENSAVTLSVLDVNDQFTIDPQSGVIRPNISFDREKQESYTFYVKAEDGGRVSRSSTAKVTINVVDVNDNKPIFIDPPSNYSFEWVLPSTDPGTVIFKVLAIDNDTGMNAELRYSIVGGNTKGLFMIEQISGNITLKEKCMVSDIGLHRVIVKAKDLGQPDSLFNVVNVNLFVNESVPNTTLIYEMVRKSIDSPANQNSETTSASSPTTDYVKIMVAIVAGTITVVLVIFITAVVRCRQSPHLKASQKNKQNSEWVTPNPENRQMIMMKKKKKKKKKHPPKNLLLNFVSIEEAKPDDADNERNSVTLDLPIELEDQTMGKYNWGTTPTTFKPDSPDLARHYKSASPQPAFQIQPETPLNSKHHIIQELPLDNTFVGCDSISKCSSSSSDPYSVSECSYPVTTFKTPVSVHTRPPMKEVVRSHTPMKEATTVEIWTHPHPQSQRRVTFHLPEGSQESISDGGLGDHDPGSLPSTSHALPLGYPQEEYFDHAAPNNRTEGDGNSDPESTAEITVQPTVEEASDTCTQECLILGHSDSCWMPASLTNPTPSQIKTSAICHSPPRTHSSVRRCSPPVTQTVAICHSPPVTQAIALCHSPPPVQATVLRHSSPPAQASAVCYSPTLVQAVVIHRSPPLPQAATLRHTQAQPPMGLQQGWVQGAGADGTHPIDQGVQGSTRAQFYTMAERLHPDDDSIKVIPLTTFTSGKQARASRGDSPIMEEHPL
- the Pcdh11x gene encoding protocadherin-11 X-linked isoform X1, which codes for MDLLSGTYIFAVLLACVVFQSGAQEKNYTVREEMPENVLIGDLLKDLNLSLIPDKSLTTPMQFKLVYKTGDVPLIRIEEGTGEIFTTGARIDREKLCAGIVLDARCFYEVEVAVLPDEIFRLVKIRFLIEDINDNAPLFPTTVINISIPENSAINSRYSLPAAIDPDIGINGVQNYQLIKSQNVFGLDVVETPEGEKMPQLIVQKELDREEKDTYVMKVKVEDGGFPQRSSTAILQVSVADTNDNRPIFIEKEIEVSIPENAPIGSSVTQLHATDADIGENARIHFYFSNLVSNNAKRLFHLNTTTGLITVKEPLDREESPSHKLLVLATDGGSTPAKAMVLVNVTDINDNVPSIDIRYIVNPTNGTVLLSENAPLNTKIALITVTDKDSEHNGRVTCFTDHEVPFRLRPVFSNQFLLETAAFLDFESTREYAIKLLAADAGKPPLNQSSMLLIKVKDENDNAPVFTQSFISLSVPENNSPGAQLTKISATDADSGRNAEINYLLGFDAPPEFNLDRRTGILTAVKKLDREKQEKYYFTVLAQDNGIPPLMSNATVFVTVLDQNDNSPIFTHNEYNFYVPENLPKHGTVGLITVTDPDYGENSAVTLSVLDVNDQFTIDPQSGVIRPNISFDREKQESYTFYVKAEDGGRVSRSSTAKVTINVVDVNDNKPIFIDPPSNYSFEWVLPSTDPGTVIFKVLAIDNDTGMNAELRYSIVGGNTKGLFMIEQISGNITLKEKCMVSDIGLHRVIVKAKDLGQPDSLFNVVNVNLFVNESVPNTTLIYEMVRKSIDSPANQNSETTSASSPTTDYVKIMVAIVAGTITVVLVIFITAVVRCRQSPHLKASQKNKQNSEWVTPNPENRQMIMMKKKKKKKKKHPPKNLLLNFVSIEEAKPDDADNERNSVTLDLPIELEDQTMGKYNWGTTPTTFKPDSPDLARHYKSASPQPAFQIQPETPLNSKHHIIQELPLDNTFVGCDSISKCSSSSSDPYSVSECSYPVTTFKTPVSVHTRPPMKEVVRSHTPMKEATTVEIWTHPHPQRRSDGKKAGKSQRRVTFHLPEGSQESISDGGLGDHDPGSLPSTSHALPLGYPQEEYFDHAAPNNRTEGDGNSDPESTAEITVQPTVEEASDTCTQECLILGHSDSCWMPASLTNPTPSQIKTSAICHSPPRTHSSVRRCSPPVTQTVAICHSPPVTQAIALCHSPPPVQATVLRHSSPPAQASAVCYSPTLVQAVVIHRSPPLPQAATLRHTQAQPPMGLQQGWVQGAGADGTHPIDQGVQGSTRAQFYTMAERLHPDDDSIKVIPLTTFTSGKQARASRGDSPIMEEHPL